In Arachis hypogaea cultivar Tifrunner chromosome 2, arahy.Tifrunner.gnm2.J5K5, whole genome shotgun sequence, a genomic segment contains:
- the LOC112737856 gene encoding probable myosin-binding protein 4, producing MGVHGATLLTSAVCEWFLIFLLFFESALSYFLARFARYCHLQFPCLLCTRLDRFFGKDKQEFYQNLFCTDHRSELASLASYHAHGKIADGKRMCDDCLLSCTTSTKPNMKSHKLLVGKLGMVNGGSSSQSPSLSKDSLNGAKGPSTCTGCDKLCKSEQNALRSIQLKSPKRTFIKPPYIPLPQVPRQSRSNHRDNLKKTKGQSSGSEDKRSHRQPSRVVYNEPKIYSDSESDFPFSDDDVASVLPGHTSRFKPVVPPRHVLRGLNLPNPNISSPKAMPSCPDSSEEPKISKHHDVPEEINLKPENQSSSELPELISLDDVPSSPNAEKIPRRESDGVKTTSPSQNSLPTSISELMTLDGIAASLNKSEDVTKSSGVELATEEDRKDTKKIDTRQKASGETDKVVSDSSPLSHTQENSNNMSQSPVSTKENVTASGSDNSEVLANHVQSTERHVEASDSNEVKPPSSSSSVGSDFEYLDGSKVNEIEGESIIDQLKRQIEYDKKCLEALQKELEEERNASAIATNQTMNMITRLQEEKAALQMEALQYLRMMEEQAEYDRDELDKVNDLLTEKEKELQDLEAELEFYRENWPEEPMVQISNLKVENVAEQKTATDITNAVTISGSKLTKVSKIRDEDPVGATSSPLDFEEEKQCILNRLKSLQNRLKELYGNEVSSEKIEGKKLDQQGSSNGEEEIDSSMQKNVNNMSNGNHTDKDGSASLDSDDCSHSNGNNHSRKEVELDALENEISDLSERLEAIEFNHNLLEHIFNSLRSGDDGKQFIQDLAIQLRDIRKIGIRSR from the exons ATGGGGGTGCATGGAGCAACCCTTCTTACATCTGCAGTTTGTGAGTGGTTCTTGATCTTTCTGCTGTTTTTCGAATCCGCGCTATCATATTTCCTTGCAAGGTTTGCAAGGTATTGCCATTTGCAATTCCCTTGTTTGCTATGCACTAGGCTGGATCGTTTCTTTGGTAAAGATAAGCAGGAGTTCTATCAGAACCTGTTTTGCACCGACCACAGATCCGAACTAGCATCTCTGGCTTCATATCATGCTCATGGGAAGATTGCAGATGGAAAAAGAATGTGTGATGATTGTCTTCTGTCATGCACTACCAGCACTAAACCGAACATGAAATCTCACAAGTTGTTGGTTGGTAAATTGGGAATGGTTAATGGTGGTTCTAGTTCCCAAAGCCCGTCTCTATCCAAAGACTCGCTAAATGGCGCTAAGGGGCCGAGTACGTGCACTGGCTGCGACAAGCTTTGCAAGTCAGAGCAAAATGCCCTGAGATCTATCCAACTGAAATCACCTAAGAGAACTTTTATTAAGCCACCATACATTCCTTTGCCACAAGTGCCAAGGCAAAGCCGTTCAAATCACCGGGATAATTTGAAGAAAACAAAGGGCCAATCTTCAGGATCAGAAGATAAGCGTTCTCATCGTCAACCATCTCGTGTGGTGTACAATGAGCCGAAAATTTATtctgattctgagtctgattttCCTTTTTCTGATGATGATGTAGCTAGTGTATTACCTGGCCATACATCTCGATTTAAACCAGTAGTTCCCCCAAGACATGTTCTAAGAGGTTTGAATCTTCCAAATCCCAATATTAGTTCCCCCAAAGCCATGCCGTCATGTCCGGATTCATCTGAGGAACCTAAGATTAGCAAGCACCATGATGTCCCGGAAGAAATTAATTTGAAGCCAGAAAATCAATCTAGTTCCGAGCTGCCTGAGCTCATCTCACTAGATGATGTTCCGTCATCACCTAACGCAGAGAAAATTCCTCGTAGAGAATCTGATGGTGTGAAAACAACTTCTCCTTCTCAGAATTCTCTTCCCACTTCCATATCCGAGCTTATGACTTTGGATGGCATTGCAGCATCACTAAATAAAT CTGAagatgttacaaaatcaagtggTGTGGAGCTTGCAACCGAAGAGGATAGGAAAGACACAAAGAAGATTGATACAAGACAAAAAGCATCTGGGGAAACTGATAAAGTGGTAAGTGATTCTTCTCCTTTAAGCCATACTCAAGAGAACTCAAACAACATGAGTCAGTCTCCTGTCTCCACCAAAGAAAACGTCACAGCTAGTGGGTCTGATAACTCAGAGGTTTTAGCGAACCATGTCCAGTCCACCGAGAGACACGTTGAGGCCTCGGATTCAAATGAAGTTAAGCCACCTTCAAGTTCATCCTCGGTAGGATCTGATTTTGAATATCTGGATGGAAgcaaagttaatgaaattgaagGGGAGTCTATTATTGATCAATTGAAGCGACAAATTGAGTATGACAAAAAATGCTTGGAGGCCTTGCAAAAGGAACTGGAGGAAGAAAGAAATGCTTCTGCCATTGCCACAAATCAAACAATGAATATGATTACCAGGTTGCAGGAGGAGAAGGCAGCACTGCAAATGGAAGCTCTGCAATATCTAAGAATGATGGAAGAGCAAGCAGAATATGATAGAGATGAATTGGACAAAGTTAACGATCTACTGACGGAAAAGGAAAAAGAGCTACAAGATTTAGAAGCAGAGCTGGAATTTTATAGGGAGAACTGGCCAGAGGAGCCTATGGTCCAAATTTCTAATTTGAAGGTAGAAAATGTTGCAGAACAAAAAACTGCCACAGATATCACAAATGCTGTAACCATTTCCGGTTCAAAGCTGACCAAGGTATCCAAAATCCGTGATGAAGATCCCGTTGGTGCAACCTCCTCACCTTTAGACTTTGAAGAGGAAAAGCAATGCATTTTGAATCGcttgaaaagcttgcaaaataGGCTTAAAGAACTTTATGGTAATGAGGTTTCCTCTGAAAAGATTGAAGGAAAAAAACTGGATCAACAAGGATCTTCTAATGGTGAAGAAGAAATTGATTCATCCATGCAGAAAAATGTTAATAATATGTCTAATGGAAATCATACCGATAAGGATGGCTCAGCTTCTTTAGATAGTGATGATTGTTCTCATAGTAATGGGAACAATCATTCCAGGAAAGAAGTCGAATTGGATGCTCTGGAAAATGAAATATCAGACCTTAGTGAAAGGTTGGAAGCAATCGAATTTAATCATAATCTTCTTGAGCATATATTTAATTCTCTTCGAAGCGGAGATGACGGGAAGCAATTTATTCAAGATTTAGCTATTCAATTGCGCGACATAAGGAAAATTGGGATTAGATCAAGATG